In Paenibacillus guangzhouensis, a single window of DNA contains:
- a CDS encoding carbohydrate ABC transporter permease: MKPVSTRASRRGHNEIRIGYLFILPGIIGFLTFVAYPLLSSVYYSMTEWSGFDTPKFVGLKNYVHMFTVDPLFWSSVRLTFLYAGLGVPLGLVLGLLLALLLFKPIAGVKIFRTLFYLPVVLPAVASTTLWLFIYQPQYGLLNNVLRVFGIEGPDWLNDSKTAILSLVILMLWGVGANMIIFLSGLQSVPNDIYESAQIDGATKWGRFWHVTIPMITPILLLQFITGLINAFQAFIQPALLNGSKDSVNPNINLMNFDIYRRAFGGHDFGYAMAEVWVLVVIILIVTIFAFRLNRYVHYQ; this comes from the coding sequence ATGAAGCCAGTATCCACCCGAGCGTCCCGTCGCGGTCATAATGAAATCCGGATTGGCTACTTGTTCATCTTGCCGGGGATCATCGGTTTTCTCACCTTTGTAGCTTACCCGCTGCTATCGTCCGTGTACTATTCGATGACTGAGTGGAGCGGGTTCGATACACCAAAATTTGTCGGTCTGAAAAACTATGTGCATATGTTTACGGTTGATCCATTATTCTGGAGCTCGGTCCGACTCACATTCTTGTACGCAGGATTGGGTGTTCCACTCGGACTTGTACTCGGGCTTCTGTTGGCGTTGTTGCTGTTCAAACCGATTGCTGGAGTTAAAATTTTCCGTACACTGTTCTATTTGCCGGTCGTTCTACCCGCTGTCGCTTCGACGACGTTGTGGTTGTTCATCTATCAACCGCAATACGGATTGCTTAATAACGTTCTGCGTGTGTTTGGCATCGAGGGACCCGATTGGCTGAACGATTCGAAGACAGCAATTTTGTCCTTGGTTATATTGATGCTTTGGGGAGTTGGTGCGAACATGATCATTTTCTTGAGTGGACTGCAATCGGTTCCTAACGATATCTACGAGTCGGCTCAGATCGATGGCGCAACAAAATGGGGCCGATTCTGGCATGTGACGATCCCGATGATTACCCCAATTTTACTGCTGCAGTTTATTACTGGCTTGATTAATGCGTTTCAAGCTTTCATTCAGCCGGCTCTGTTGAATGGAAGTAAGGATTCGGTGAATCCGAATATCAATCTAATGAACTTCGATATTTACCGCAGAGCGTTCGGCGGGCATGATTTCGGTTATGCGATGGCGGAGGTATGGGTGCTTGTAGTGATTATTCTGATCGTTACGATCTTTGCATTCCGTCTTAATCGTTACGTGCATTATCAATGA
- a CDS encoding glycoside hydrolase family 125 protein, with translation MYTSIYDRIDMIKKKFSTSQPELVEMFRKCYPNTLETTVELLSDNTTFVITGDIPAMWLRDSSAQVRPYIAASREDEDLQRMIRGLIHRQAQYILLDPYANAFNKEPDGSGHQTDITEMGPHIWERKFELDSLCYPVQLAKDYWEATRDTKLFNDTLHEALCLIVQTMQTEQHHNEKSPYSFERSAEHRVLPSDTIPFRGRGTRTNYTGMIWSGFRPSDDACKFGFLVPANMFAVVVLGHIIEFATEIYLDFELESYARQLRDEIEFGIQTYGIFHHPFHGPIYAYEIDGFGNYNLMDDANVPSLLSIPYLGYRAADDSVYRNTRAFVLSQNNPYYYEGKYARGVGSPHTPEGYVWHIGLIIQGLTSVYQDERDEIIQMLLQTTAETGFMHESFDPQQPKTFTRPWFA, from the coding sequence ATGTACACTTCGATCTATGACAGGATCGATATGATCAAGAAAAAGTTCTCTACATCTCAACCTGAGCTTGTTGAGATGTTTAGGAAGTGCTACCCGAATACATTGGAGACAACCGTTGAGCTTTTGTCTGACAATACGACCTTCGTCATCACCGGAGACATCCCCGCGATGTGGTTGCGAGATTCTTCGGCGCAAGTGAGGCCTTATATTGCAGCAAGCCGGGAAGATGAGGATTTGCAGAGAATGATTCGGGGGTTAATTCATAGGCAAGCCCAGTATATTTTGCTTGACCCTTATGCAAACGCCTTCAATAAAGAGCCGGACGGCTCTGGACATCAAACAGATATTACGGAGATGGGGCCACACATCTGGGAACGTAAATTCGAGCTCGATTCATTATGCTATCCGGTGCAATTGGCAAAGGATTACTGGGAAGCAACTCGCGACACGAAGCTGTTCAATGACACATTACATGAAGCTTTGTGTCTGATTGTGCAAACAATGCAGACGGAGCAGCATCATAATGAGAAATCGCCATATTCCTTCGAACGAAGCGCAGAGCATCGCGTGCTGCCGTCGGATACGATTCCGTTCCGAGGGAGAGGAACCCGTACGAACTATACAGGCATGATATGGTCCGGATTCCGGCCTAGTGACGATGCTTGCAAATTTGGCTTCCTAGTCCCGGCAAATATGTTTGCCGTGGTCGTACTTGGGCACATTATTGAGTTTGCGACGGAAATCTACCTTGACTTTGAACTAGAGTCCTATGCAAGGCAACTTCGAGACGAAATCGAGTTTGGTATTCAAACCTACGGCATCTTTCACCATCCATTTCATGGTCCGATTTATGCCTACGAGATAGACGGATTCGGCAACTACAACTTGATGGATGATGCAAATGTGCCCAGTCTACTGTCGATTCCGTATCTTGGCTATCGGGCGGCAGATGACTCGGTTTATCGGAATACTCGCGCTTTCGTTTTGAGCCAGAATAACCCTTACTATTATGAAGGCAAATATGCGCGGGGGGTAGGCTCACCGCACACGCCGGAAGGTTACGTTTGGCATATCGGGCTCATTATACAGGGTCTTACGTCGGTCTATCAAGATGAGCGAGACGAAATCATCCAAATGCTACTCCAGACGACAGCGGAGACGGGGTTTATGCACGAGAGTTTTGATCCCCAGCAGCCTAAGACATTTACTCGACCATGGTTCGCTTGA
- a CDS encoding GntR family transcriptional regulator: MSVTLYEKIYQAILKDIKSGKLKEGDRIPTELELAEQFNVSRITSKKALGILSNARLIERHRGKGSYVAKVLPDLNQLELSEPQHEAPEPPSHDNWKLIGVILPDFTESFGSKLLRAIELKCAERHIRMILKLTHDSREEEEFSIRSLVKMGVDGLIILPVHGEHYNSELLRLVLDGFPLVLLDRYLKGIPACSVCTNNKKAAYELTQLLTDSGHSHIAFLSTPPENTSTIEDRILGYSEAMLHSGVGVEHQYINTALYSTLPNHQHEGHILKDQLMLRDFIDQHPQITAFVVCEYLLAVNLQKVIQEMQTTRTFEIVCFDSMEHPISSPLFSYVRQDEVTMGHQVVELLNKQWDNKEVPTLSIIEHSLVIKSNR, from the coding sequence ATGAGCGTTACCTTGTATGAGAAAATATATCAAGCGATCTTGAAAGATATTAAATCAGGTAAATTAAAAGAGGGTGATCGAATCCCTACTGAATTAGAACTGGCCGAGCAGTTCAATGTGAGCCGCATTACATCGAAGAAAGCTCTCGGAATATTGTCGAATGCTCGACTTATCGAACGCCATCGAGGCAAAGGATCGTATGTCGCCAAGGTTTTGCCGGATCTGAATCAGCTGGAACTTTCTGAACCGCAACATGAAGCCCCAGAACCCCCTTCACATGACAACTGGAAGCTGATCGGCGTTATTTTGCCTGATTTTACTGAGTCTTTCGGCTCTAAGCTGCTGCGGGCTATTGAACTCAAATGCGCCGAGCGGCACATACGGATGATTCTTAAGCTCACGCACGACAGCCGGGAAGAAGAAGAATTCTCCATTCGTTCACTTGTGAAGATGGGCGTCGACGGTTTGATTATTTTACCTGTGCACGGTGAGCATTATAATAGTGAACTGCTGCGATTGGTGCTGGATGGGTTTCCTCTTGTGCTGTTGGACCGATATTTAAAGGGTATCCCCGCCTGCTCAGTTTGCACCAATAACAAAAAGGCCGCTTACGAGCTGACGCAGCTGTTGACCGATAGCGGCCACAGCCACATCGCTTTCCTGTCTACACCACCCGAGAACACGTCCACGATCGAAGATCGGATTCTGGGTTATTCAGAAGCAATGCTGCATAGTGGGGTCGGCGTCGAGCACCAATATATCAACACTGCACTATATTCAACTCTGCCGAACCATCAACACGAGGGGCATATTTTGAAGGACCAGCTCATGTTGAGAGACTTTATCGACCAGCATCCTCAGATCACAGCCTTTGTCGTGTGCGAATATTTGCTTGCCGTCAATCTGCAGAAAGTCATACAAGAAATGCAAACGACAAGAACATTCGAAATTGTATGCTTCGACTCCATGGAGCATCCGATCTCCAGCCCCTTGTTCAGCTACGTACGTCAGGATGAAGTGACGATGGGTCACCAGGTGGTGGAGCTCTTGAACAAGCAATGGGACAACAAAGAGGTGCCTACACTAAGCATTATTGAGCATTCGCTTGTTATCAAGAGCAACCGGTAG
- a CDS encoding protease inhibitor I9 family protein, which translates to MKLLNRKKIAITLAATIAIGGIISSVDMNTLVFAEKKSSDEVSIQPMHISNELYAKLKNAKVSDKFSCIVTFNSHVDEKEYAALEKNIGKINKELTYSKGMEGFSAKLTKKEIELLNNNSNVSKIKLVSEFLVGKELTIASKLNGNTDGWIGGFADYPEQDKSIYQLNYSHKPMPKELNNKNKALFLSGVNRSDDLFMFVKKNLLKGSKLKPNTTYSVTFDFEIATNASSGLIGVGGSPGESVYVKAGVTTQEPKPQLNKEGFYLMNIDKGDQSEDGKNSLLLGNLAKLKSDDDSYELKTFTNKNNPFIIKTNAKGDLWIFIGTDSGYESKTSIYIPKINVKIREIKM; encoded by the coding sequence ATGAAATTACTTAATCGAAAAAAAATAGCCATTACTCTTGCAGCTACCATTGCAATTGGAGGAATAATTTCTTCCGTCGATATGAATACTCTCGTTTTTGCTGAGAAAAAATCCTCGGATGAAGTTTCTATTCAGCCAATGCATATTTCGAATGAATTGTATGCGAAATTAAAAAATGCGAAAGTCTCAGACAAATTTTCTTGTATTGTTACTTTCAATTCACATGTTGATGAAAAAGAGTATGCAGCCCTAGAAAAGAATATCGGAAAAATTAATAAAGAACTAACTTATAGTAAAGGCATGGAAGGATTTTCAGCAAAACTAACTAAGAAGGAGATTGAACTTTTAAATAACAATTCAAATGTTTCAAAAATAAAATTAGTATCCGAATTTCTAGTAGGAAAAGAATTGACTATTGCTTCTAAGTTAAATGGAAATACTGACGGTTGGATTGGTGGCTTTGCGGATTATCCAGAACAAGACAAATCCATATATCAACTTAATTATTCTCATAAGCCAATGCCTAAAGAGCTGAACAATAAGAATAAAGCGCTTTTTTTAAGTGGTGTTAACCGTAGTGATGACTTGTTTATGTTTGTGAAGAAAAATTTACTCAAAGGTTCAAAATTAAAACCAAATACCACCTATAGTGTGACATTTGACTTCGAGATAGCTACAAACGCTAGTAGTGGTCTTATAGGAGTAGGTGGATCGCCAGGGGAAAGTGTATATGTGAAAGCGGGAGTAACAACGCAAGAACCTAAACCCCAGCTAAATAAGGAAGGCTTTTATTTGATGAATATTGATAAGGGGGATCAATCCGAAGATGGCAAAAATTCATTATTACTTGGTAATTTAGCAAAACTCAAGTCTGATGACGATAGCTATGAGTTAAAAACATTCACTAACAAAAACAACCCATTTATTATAAAGACAAATGCTAAAGGAGATCTTTGGATTTTTATTGGCACTGACTCTGGATATGAAAGCAAGACTAGTATTTATATTCCTAAGATTAATGTGAAAATTAGAGAAATAAAAATGTAA
- a CDS encoding alpha/beta hydrolase family protein gives MRFWEIGFIIVNFVLLAWILFTETGRKRWSIIAMTVAYCLLIVQLTVEGYRWQMIPAYFSPVILTVCFLLKIRKINVRNWLQITVKTLLLCIYLSVAVALPTIMPMFSLPKPNGPFMVGTTLFYWVDHQREQPYTKDPRDRRELMVQIYYPAGDEGEGNREPYLRNAREVGKGLEGDLSIPAFTFSHLDSVKTNAFTEARISNAEKQYPVLLFSHGFNGFRNQNTFEVEELASQGYIVICIDHAYNAAATVYPDGRTAYFQSTNITGFSDGDRHIQLWKDDVAFVLDQVEKLNRGGLDDRFKGKIDTSRIGMFGHSYGGATAAQMLAEDSRINAAIDMDGTLYGAKIKESGIGKPFLLMSAEMSEDDSDEFSIEEKHRKKCALAGGGMSLIIPNTDHTSFSDFHLMSPLLRSPGEDPRYVHRIINEFSLAFFDLYVKQGGNISALEKLSEKYPEVNFKVN, from the coding sequence ATGAGATTTTGGGAGATTGGTTTTATAATTGTTAATTTCGTTCTTCTGGCATGGATATTATTTACAGAAACAGGAAGAAAACGTTGGTCTATCATCGCTATGACAGTTGCTTATTGTTTGCTTATCGTACAGCTTACCGTTGAAGGCTATCGTTGGCAGATGATTCCGGCATATTTTTCTCCAGTTATATTGACAGTGTGCTTTCTATTGAAAATACGGAAAATAAACGTCAGGAATTGGCTACAGATCACGGTTAAGACATTGTTACTGTGCATATATTTGTCTGTTGCGGTTGCATTGCCTACAATCATGCCAATGTTCTCACTTCCAAAGCCAAACGGACCGTTTATGGTCGGGACAACGCTGTTTTACTGGGTAGATCATCAACGGGAACAACCGTATACGAAAGATCCTAGAGATCGTCGTGAACTGATGGTCCAGATTTATTATCCGGCAGGCGATGAAGGAGAGGGGAATCGCGAGCCTTATCTCCGCAATGCACGTGAAGTTGGAAAGGGGCTGGAAGGAGATTTGTCCATCCCCGCATTCACTTTTAGCCACTTGGATTCGGTGAAAACGAATGCGTTCACAGAAGCCCGGATATCAAATGCGGAGAAACAATATCCCGTTTTGTTATTCTCCCATGGTTTTAACGGTTTTCGTAATCAAAACACGTTTGAAGTCGAGGAGTTAGCGAGTCAGGGTTATATCGTGATATGTATCGACCATGCCTATAATGCTGCGGCTACCGTCTATCCAGATGGTCGAACCGCTTATTTTCAATCAACTAATATTACTGGTTTTTCCGATGGAGACCGCCATATTCAGTTATGGAAGGATGATGTCGCTTTTGTGCTTGATCAAGTTGAGAAGCTTAACCGAGGGGGGTTAGACGACCGCTTTAAAGGAAAAATCGATACCTCTCGAATTGGGATGTTCGGGCATTCTTACGGTGGAGCTACCGCAGCCCAAATGTTGGCGGAAGATTCCCGCATCAATGCAGCCATTGATATGGATGGTACGTTATATGGGGCAAAGATTAAAGAATCGGGGATTGGCAAACCGTTTCTGCTCATGAGTGCGGAGATGAGTGAAGATGATTCCGATGAATTTTCTATAGAAGAGAAGCATCGCAAAAAATGTGCGCTTGCTGGTGGCGGCATGTCGTTGATCATTCCTAATACGGATCATACAAGCTTCAGTGATTTTCATCTGATGTCACCATTATTACGAAGTCCGGGCGAAGATCCGCGTTATGTTCATCGTATTATTAATGAATTCAGTCTCGCTTTTTTTGACCTCTATGTGAAACAGGGAGGGAATATTTCGGCCCTAGAAAAGCTGTCCGAAAAATACCCAGAAGTTAATTTTAAAGTGAATTGA
- a CDS encoding TetR/AcrR family transcriptional regulator, protein MKERIAKTAIVLFHEKGIKFTMSDLAHDLGVSKSTLYEHFPSKDELIGYVIQQVNEETERRFREVIQDSNLTIPEKLKGILLIVPHDFQNSYVRLLVELRRYYPERWREMEQAINDEWDIITSLIEKGIHSGDFRPMDIPSLIQTLNLLMTSIFDQRNIASSQITVQQSLSMIVDIILHGIVKQD, encoded by the coding sequence ATGAAAGAACGGATTGCCAAAACTGCTATCGTACTATTTCATGAAAAAGGGATTAAATTTACAATGAGTGATTTAGCACATGATTTAGGTGTAAGCAAAAGCACACTATATGAGCATTTTCCGTCCAAGGATGAACTTATAGGTTATGTGATACAGCAAGTAAACGAAGAAACCGAAAGACGTTTCCGTGAAGTTATCCAAGATTCAAATTTGACCATACCTGAAAAATTAAAAGGTATACTCTTGATTGTACCTCATGATTTTCAGAACAGCTACGTACGATTACTGGTCGAACTCCGGCGATACTACCCAGAACGTTGGAGGGAAATGGAACAAGCCATAAATGACGAGTGGGATATAATTACTAGCCTTATAGAAAAAGGCATCCACAGTGGTGATTTTCGTCCGATGGATATTCCATCATTGATCCAAACACTCAATTTGTTAATGACATCGATTTTCGATCAGCGTAATATAGCTTCCAGTCAAATCACAGTACAACAATCTCTTTCAATGATAGTAGATATCATATTGCATGGAATTGTGAAGCAAGACTAA
- a CDS encoding methyl-accepting chemotaxis protein, with protein sequence MLKNMTSVLTRRGIGRKLFLIFMLMVLLPSCLIGFLSYTTSKSAISYEIEQSAKKQVHGLNILIDRVVEPIMKDIDILTRSIKPEMYQGLVQNPTLNMASNPEIQSFFKRFKSVHEDDTEVISLVAIDGSFVMEPQRKFAKDYDARKHEWYTKAIENKGSVVISEPYFSLESQNTVVSISKTTDDGKAVMCVNLLLSKYLTSVANEMNIGEEGYTYILDDHNKILAHPSIKAGEELIGDDYQKLNSKHGNIDTKVNGKDATLYFVTNELTGWKAVGVLYDSELSSLTRNTIIITMTMIIVTMVLALIFSLRIQLTLAIPLRSISSKLQRLAKGDLTVDKMIINSKDEIGELSVTYSSLLERLKVLRHEINGSVNTLNRVTDILSTETEAVNQSADIISDSCYSVAESSNTQKDSASEVSTALQANATGISEVANSAIEIGSLSSITNYKAAQGVEAVGNTVNQMSDISSSLSNLMEHIGTLVDRTSNINSLASVISNITSQTNLLSLNASLEAARAGEHGRGFEVVAIEVKKLSEQTQTAAEEILTVISNITKDVEASSTSVLRVKAEVDNGVNLIHDVKDLFTDIVNNMNLLNDEIQQLSSVSEELAASSEEISASVESLTGISYATSQEANSMMLAAETQKGSVSKLGETVTSVVKTANNLKENINQFKLSSEE encoded by the coding sequence ATGTTAAAGAATATGACTAGTGTTTTGACTAGGCGAGGTATTGGTAGAAAGTTATTTTTGATTTTTATGCTTATGGTTTTACTGCCAAGCTGTTTAATAGGATTCCTATCTTATACTACATCTAAATCTGCAATATCTTATGAAATTGAACAGTCAGCTAAAAAACAGGTTCACGGCTTGAATATTCTTATTGATCGAGTTGTAGAACCTATTATGAAAGATATTGATATCCTAACCAGATCAATTAAACCAGAAATGTATCAGGGACTAGTGCAGAACCCTACTCTTAATATGGCATCTAATCCAGAAATTCAATCTTTCTTCAAGCGGTTTAAATCAGTACACGAAGATGATACAGAGGTTATCTCGCTCGTAGCAATAGATGGATCTTTTGTCATGGAACCACAAAGAAAATTTGCAAAAGATTACGATGCACGTAAGCACGAGTGGTATACCAAAGCTATTGAGAATAAAGGGAGCGTGGTAATATCAGAACCATATTTTTCATTAGAATCTCAGAATACTGTGGTATCTATTTCTAAAACAACTGATGACGGCAAAGCGGTCATGTGTGTTAACCTGTTGCTATCTAAATACCTTACGAGTGTAGCTAATGAAATGAATATTGGTGAAGAAGGATACACGTATATCCTTGATGACCACAATAAAATCCTAGCGCATCCAAGTATTAAAGCAGGTGAAGAGTTAATTGGGGATGACTATCAGAAACTTAACTCTAAGCACGGAAATATCGACACTAAAGTAAATGGTAAAGATGCAACATTGTACTTCGTTACAAATGAATTGACTGGTTGGAAAGCAGTGGGAGTACTTTATGATTCTGAGCTTTCTTCCCTTACTAGAAATACTATCATTATAACAATGACCATGATTATTGTGACAATGGTTTTAGCGTTGATCTTTTCTTTAAGAATTCAATTGACCCTCGCTATTCCATTGCGTTCGATTTCATCTAAACTTCAAAGACTAGCAAAGGGGGATCTTACTGTTGATAAAATGATTATAAACTCCAAGGATGAAATAGGGGAGCTTTCCGTAACCTATTCATCTCTTCTAGAGCGTTTGAAAGTTCTAAGACATGAGATTAATGGAAGTGTTAATACTCTTAACAGAGTTACGGATATTCTGAGTACTGAAACAGAGGCAGTTAACCAATCAGCTGATATAATTTCGGATTCATGTTATAGTGTTGCGGAGTCTTCTAATACACAGAAAGATAGTGCGTCTGAGGTGTCTACTGCATTACAAGCTAATGCAACCGGTATCTCTGAAGTAGCTAACAGTGCAATTGAAATCGGAAGTCTTTCGAGCATTACCAATTACAAAGCCGCTCAAGGTGTCGAGGCAGTTGGGAATACCGTAAACCAAATGAGTGACATTTCTTCATCCCTGTCAAATCTAATGGAACATATAGGTACTTTAGTAGACCGCACTTCGAATATCAACAGCCTTGCCTCGGTTATCTCTAATATTACTAGTCAAACGAACTTATTATCTTTAAATGCCAGTCTCGAAGCTGCACGTGCTGGAGAACATGGCAGAGGATTTGAAGTAGTAGCTATTGAAGTTAAAAAGTTGTCTGAACAAACTCAGACGGCAGCAGAAGAAATATTAACAGTCATCTCTAACATTACTAAAGATGTTGAAGCATCTTCTACCTCTGTACTTCGAGTGAAAGCTGAGGTAGATAATGGTGTAAATCTCATCCATGACGTAAAAGACTTGTTCACTGATATCGTAAATAACATGAACCTATTAAATGATGAGATCCAACAATTAAGTAGTGTATCAGAAGAACTTGCTGCAAGTTCTGAGGAAATCAGCGCATCTGTAGAATCTTTGACTGGAATCTCTTATGCTACATCTCAGGAGGCGAATTCTATGATGCTGGCAGCAGAAACCCAGAAGGGGTCTGTATCTAAACTTGGAGAGACAGTTACATCTGTCGTTAAAACAGCCAACAACCTTAAAGAGAACATTAATCAATTTAAACTTAGCAGTGAGGAGTAA
- a CDS encoding aminopeptidase — translation MFDQRLTDLADMLVNYSTNVQKGDNVLIDSTGIDTLLAKELVKAVQRVGGNPFVNLHDISVRRQLLLEGTEEQFKTWADVDKYQIQKMQACIIIDGGQNIYEMSDVPNDKMQLFSLHYQPTMKKFLKSKWIYLRYPTPSMAQLTSMSTEAFENFYFDVCNVNYGKMAIAMESLKDLMEKTDRVKIQGPGTELTFSIKDIPAIPCAGVNNIPDGEVYTAPVRNSVNGVITFNIPSPYQGFTFENVRLEFKDGKIINATANNTERLNKILDMDEGARYIGEFAIGVNPVIREPMQDILFDEKIEGSFHFTPGRCYDNASNGNESAIHWDMVMIQRSEYGGGEIWFDDRLIRKDGRFVVLELEKLNPENLK, via the coding sequence ATGTTCGATCAACGACTTACGGATTTAGCTGATATGCTCGTAAACTATTCTACAAATGTGCAAAAGGGCGACAATGTATTAATAGATTCAACTGGAATCGATACATTATTAGCAAAAGAACTTGTCAAAGCCGTGCAGAGAGTAGGTGGGAACCCATTCGTAAATCTGCACGATATCTCTGTACGTCGACAGCTTTTATTAGAAGGGACGGAAGAACAGTTTAAGACCTGGGCTGATGTTGATAAATATCAGATCCAAAAAATGCAAGCTTGTATTATTATCGATGGTGGGCAGAACATCTACGAGATGTCAGATGTACCCAATGACAAAATGCAGCTGTTTTCTTTACATTACCAACCTACTATGAAGAAGTTTCTGAAATCAAAATGGATCTACTTACGTTATCCGACTCCATCTATGGCACAGCTGACAAGTATGAGTACAGAAGCGTTTGAAAACTTCTATTTTGATGTTTGCAACGTGAACTATGGTAAAATGGCAATTGCCATGGAATCTTTGAAAGATTTGATGGAGAAGACAGACCGCGTTAAAATCCAAGGGCCAGGTACGGAGCTTACTTTTTCGATTAAAGATATCCCGGCAATACCATGTGCTGGTGTAAACAATATTCCGGATGGAGAAGTATATACCGCTCCGGTTCGTAATTCAGTGAATGGTGTTATCACATTTAACATACCTTCGCCATACCAGGGATTTACCTTCGAAAACGTTCGATTGGAGTTTAAAGACGGGAAAATCATCAATGCGACAGCAAACAATACTGAGAGGTTAAACAAAATCTTAGATATGGATGAAGGTGCACGTTATATAGGGGAATTTGCAATAGGAGTAAATCCAGTAATTAGGGAACCAATGCAGGATATTTTGTTCGATGAGAAAATCGAAGGTAGCTTTCATTTCACACCGGGGCGATGCTACGATAATGCATCCAATGGGAATGAATCAGCAATCCACTGGGACATGGTGATGATCCAACGCTCAGAGTATGGTGGAGGAGAGATTTGGTTTGATGATCGACTAATCCGAAAAGACGGACGTTTCGTGGTTCTAGAACTGGAAAAGCTAAACCCCGAAAATCTAAAATAG